From a single Marinobacter sp. THAF197a genomic region:
- a CDS encoding DUF4123 domain-containing protein: MALPKSSSDKVRYLVLEVRQNPPVVRSLYEQADNPKWVYLFAETDWQQYLAESPVVLEANQSSPEYQWALKGLKEGRLTGLILESSEGLESVTKWLRTRLKVRFDGQRQGLLRFYDPNVWHRLSPVVQDQADVVERVIYWHGDSGEARWLTTEKPSPFNMLPVPTLNESQWQALNTVIA, from the coding sequence ATGGCATTACCAAAGTCTTCATCTGACAAAGTGCGTTACCTGGTGTTGGAAGTCCGCCAGAATCCACCGGTTGTGCGGTCTTTGTATGAGCAGGCAGACAACCCGAAGTGGGTGTACCTGTTTGCTGAAACAGACTGGCAGCAATACCTGGCTGAAAGCCCCGTTGTCCTGGAAGCAAACCAGAGTAGCCCTGAATACCAGTGGGCGCTGAAAGGACTGAAAGAGGGACGATTAACGGGCCTGATTCTGGAGTCGTCAGAAGGACTCGAGTCCGTCACGAAATGGTTAAGAACGCGTCTGAAAGTACGCTTCGATGGGCAACGACAGGGCCTTTTGCGCTTCTACGACCCGAATGTTTGGCATCGGCTATCTCCCGTGGTCCAGGACCAAGCGGATGTGGTGGAGCGCGTTATCTACTGGCATGGTGATTCCGGTGAGGCCCGCTGGCTAACCACCGAAAAACCAAGCCCGTTTAACATGTTACCT